The genomic DNA ATGGACAAACAAATGACACAAAATGCTTGCTCGCGGAGAAAGTGAAGCCCGCTCGACCCTCAATGGACCatgcggcgccgtcgcgtgTCCGGAGCGGTAACAATTGGTGACAGGTCTCATCAAGGGGTGGaagcggcgacggtgcgggTCGAAGTGGAAGTGGTAACGAGGTAGATTAGAAGACGCGCCACCCCGCGTGATTCGCGCGACTACCCTTTGGCCTAGGACCTGCGGGGACGCGTTACCTGGTCGTCAAAGACGCGTGCTGGCTAAACACCGGAAGTGGTGCTGTGGCTCCTCAGGTACAAGACAAGGTACGTACACTTAGTCCCTTACTCCATCTTCACTGCACAGCCACAGGGGACCTAACAGGGGGCGCACGTCCGGCTTTCGGACCGGGGCACTTCGGCTTTGAGAGCCCCGCGGCGCTAGGGCGCGAGGCTTGGCTGGCGTCAGTGCGTCTGCCATGATGCAGTTTCGGCCAAATGCCGTCTGGGTCTTTCTTTTCTGGATGCCTCCGGCCGAATCTGACTCCGTCAtcacggcagcgccgccgcccaccgcctgCCGAGCCACAGCACGCGGCTAAGCCCAAGGAGTCACAGGGCCGAGATGCCGTCTCGCATACAACAGCGCGAGCCTGCATTCGGGCATAACAATACAATGCAAATTCGAACGGGACGTTGCGTCGAGCGGGACGATGGCCGGGCCCCAAAGCAGTATTCTGTGAGCTCAAACGCCACAGGCAGAGTTTAGTGCTTCCATACGAGACTGCCGGCCCGCAGCGATCTTTTCATCTTGCCCAACACATAGCCCGTCGAATCTCACGTCACATCATCAAAGCAAGAGCAAACGCTAGGTTCTGGGTCCATTCGGCCACCGTAGTCTCATATTGGTATCTACCACTGACACCCCGAGCGGCGCTGCCGCATCAGAGGGGTGAACGAACACGCTTTCccatggctgccgctgcatTAAGACATATTATGCTTTTGGCggcttggccgtctcgcccatAGTTCCACAGTGCACACAATCAAGAGCGAAAGAACAgaggcaacaacaacacacAGCCCATGGCTTGAAGGCCCGCCGTGACTATGCGCTGCACAGGTGATATCTCTCCCAGAGCCCCAACGCCTCTCCATGCAGCTGCGCCGACAACAAAAAATGATAAACGATTGGCTTGGAGCGAACGTGTGATGGTATATAAATGTGAAAGTGGGCCGAGTGTGCCACAGTTCGAGCTTTTTTTAATCAGGATTGGCGATGAACAGACGGCCAGAGGTGAGGGTAGCCGTTCGCTCGTCGACACTGCCGCGTCTCTTCAGTTCCTCCGGGCTCTTGACGCTCTTCTCGCGGGTCAGAGCCGAGTGCATGAGTGAGTTGCTGGCCAGTCTCGGCGCGTTGCCCAGCTCGCCAACATTGTCCGCGCGCTCGGCGCTGCTTCCGCTCTTGGAACTGTGAGCCTTTGCGCTGGCCGCATCATCGACCGGCTTGGCCGTCTCTTCGGCCACGAGGCTGCCGGATCGCTCTGGCGTGTCTCCAGGACTCCAACGTTGGCTGCCATGTGTGCCGAGCGCACCAGACGCTCTGTAGGGTACGTTTCGACGTCCGCTTCCGGTGCTGCTTCGCCCGCTGCTCCCCGTCCTACGGTGGTGCAGTCGGGACGCGATctggccatcgtcatcgtcgctgctctcgccctcgacctcggtGGCACTCAGTCGCATGGGCACTCCTCCTACACCGACGTGGTTCTCGCCCGGCGCGTATCCGACGACGGGTGTCTTGCCGTGATGCCGAATCTTGGCAGCGACCTTGCCCGTGGCGCTGATGCCGGTGTTGGTACGG from Purpureocillium takamizusanense chromosome 4, complete sequence includes the following:
- a CDS encoding uncharacterized protein (EggNog:ENOG503P1H5), which encodes MLEPQGRARPHDHTSAYGHSRTRTTSSNILPGQGPPQAVGGNMSLHVAQSNPVASYSRRSPSVNTFSTASSIPPPAAYRNSSSTDLRRSISSRSGGTITQPSGYVALLRKQKATVWCDRAQYEDPRLAAQQRAAKMRANLEVVGGNRGPAGSRTNTGISATGKVAAKIRHHGKTPVVGYAPGENHVGVGGVPMRLSATEVEGESSDDDDGQIASRLHHRRTGSSGRSSTGSGRRNVPYRASGALGTHGSQRWSPGDTPERSGSLVAEETAKPVDDAASAKAHSSKSGSSAERADNVGELGNAPRLASNSLMHSALTREKSVKSPEELKRRGSVDERTATLTSGRLFIANPD